One region of Oxalobacteraceae bacterium OTU3CAMAD1 genomic DNA includes:
- a CDS encoding ATP-binding protein: protein MTFETSLIVQSLPFAILVLDATPDFVIRHASDEYLAATLTTRADLIGRPLFEAFPGDTAEAEGPIRLRASLESVVRTGRTHAMEVQRYDVPDRGGDGFIVKSWLPTNIPVPGEDGRVRFILHRVYDLTAILASEDGQGVGSQPEHLTRSLQDLRQLAELMREGEGRRRNAEARATEAGERLELAVAAGELGTFYCPMPMGKIFWNDKCKEHFFLPEDAEVDFDIFYSRIHPDDRERTRAAVDASIAGKKGYDVEYRVLAPDGRDRWLRAKGRTYYDSDGAPTRFDGITIDISDTKRIQAELARSNQQKDDFLAMLAHELRNPLAPITAAADLLAIAPPEPARIARMSEVLSRQARHMSAMLDDLLDVSRVTRGMVELNKTLIDCKQVVAAALEQVNPLIEKRGHKVSTQITYEQARVVGDEKRLVQVLANLLNNAAKYTPARGAIELALRVDGGEVIVTVADNGAGIAADLLPHVFELFVQGARTPDRAQGGLGLGLPLVKSLVELHGGRVVASSGGPGAGSVFEVRLPRHQVADAGDGAQGGMAPQAGQALRIVVVDDNADAAWTLATCLRAVGHSVEEMTNPRAALAIPADRVPDVFLLDIGMPDIDGHELARRLRGQPHTAGTRLIAVTGYGNVEEKAGGKGHFDRYLVKPVNFGKLMQLLDDVMAT, encoded by the coding sequence ATGACGTTTGAGACTTCCCTAATCGTTCAATCGTTGCCGTTTGCCATCCTCGTGCTCGACGCCACACCGGATTTCGTGATCCGCCACGCCTCGGATGAATACCTCGCCGCCACCCTCACCACCCGCGCCGATCTGATCGGCCGGCCCCTGTTCGAGGCGTTCCCTGGGGACACGGCCGAAGCCGAAGGGCCGATACGCCTGCGCGCCTCCCTCGAATCCGTGGTGCGCACCGGCCGCACGCATGCGATGGAAGTACAGCGCTACGATGTGCCCGACCGGGGCGGGGATGGCTTCATCGTCAAGTCGTGGCTGCCGACCAACATCCCGGTACCCGGCGAGGACGGCCGCGTGCGCTTCATCCTGCACCGCGTCTACGACCTGACGGCGATCCTCGCAAGCGAGGACGGGCAGGGCGTGGGCAGCCAGCCTGAACATTTGACCCGTTCCTTGCAGGACTTGCGGCAGCTGGCCGAACTGATGCGCGAGGGGGAGGGCCGGCGCCGCAACGCCGAGGCGCGCGCGACGGAGGCGGGCGAACGCCTGGAACTGGCCGTCGCCGCCGGCGAGCTGGGCACGTTCTACTGCCCCATGCCGATGGGGAAGATTTTCTGGAATGACAAGTGCAAGGAACATTTTTTCCTGCCCGAGGACGCCGAGGTCGACTTCGACATCTTCTATAGCCGCATCCATCCCGACGACCGCGAGCGCACCCGCGCGGCGGTCGACGCCAGCATCGCCGGCAAGAAGGGGTACGACGTCGAATACCGCGTGCTGGCGCCGGACGGGCGCGACCGCTGGCTGCGCGCCAAGGGCCGCACTTATTACGACAGCGACGGCGCGCCGACCCGCTTCGACGGCATCACCATCGACATCAGCGACACCAAGCGCATCCAGGCCGAGCTAGCGCGCAGCAACCAGCAGAAGGACGATTTCCTGGCGATGCTGGCGCACGAGCTGCGCAACCCGCTGGCGCCGATCACCGCCGCCGCCGACCTGCTGGCCATCGCGCCGCCGGAGCCGGCCCGCATCGCCCGCATGAGCGAGGTGCTGTCGCGCCAGGCGCGGCACATGTCGGCCATGCTGGACGATCTGCTCGACGTCTCGCGCGTGACGCGCGGCATGGTCGAGTTGAACAAGACCCTGATTGATTGCAAGCAGGTCGTCGCCGCCGCGCTCGAACAGGTCAACCCGCTGATCGAAAAGCGCGGTCATAAAGTCAGTACGCAGATCACCTACGAGCAGGCGCGGGTGGTCGGCGACGAGAAGCGGCTGGTGCAGGTGCTGGCCAATTTGCTCAACAACGCGGCCAAGTACACGCCGGCCCGGGGCGCGATCGAGCTGGCGTTGCGGGTCGACGGCGGCGAAGTGATTGTGACGGTGGCCGACAACGGCGCCGGCATCGCCGCCGACCTGCTGCCGCATGTGTTCGAACTGTTCGTCCAGGGGGCGCGCACGCCGGACCGGGCGCAGGGCGGGCTGGGCCTGGGACTGCCACTGGTCAAGAGTTTGGTTGAGCTGCACGGTGGCCGCGTCGTCGCCAGCAGCGGCGGGCCGGGCGCCGGCAGCGTGTTCGAAGTTCGGCTGCCGCGCCATCAGGTCGCCGATGCGGGCGACGGCGCCCAAGGCGGGATGGCGCCGCAGGCGGGGCAGGCGCTGCGCATCGTCGTGGTCGACGACAACGCCGACGCCGCGTGGACCTTGGCCACCTGCCTGCGGGCGGTCGGCCACAGCGTCGAGGAAATGACCAACCCGCGCGCGGCGCTGGCCATCCCGGCGGACCGGGTGCCCGACGTGTTCCTGCTCGATATCGGCATGCCCGACATCGACGGCCACGAACTGGCGCGCCGCCTGCGCGGCCAGCCGCACACGGCGGGCACGCGGCTGATCGCCGTCACCGGCTACGGCAACGTCGAGGAGAAGGCGGGCGGCAAGGGACACTTCGACCGCTATCTGGTCAAGCCGGTCAATTTCGGCAAGCTGATGCAGTTGTTGGATGATGTGATGGCCACATAA
- a CDS encoding hemerythrin domain-containing protein, giving the protein MSTTTTAKSKATRAPQGTDSIDAIELLTQDHKNVKELFEKYENLSDRSTASKKKLATQICLELTKHATAEEEIFYTAVREASGDAEDLVDEATVEHASAKDLIAQILEMEPGDDLYDAKVKVLSEYIEHHVEEEEKEMFPKARKAKLDMAALGEAIAARKEEVELPIPSLPH; this is encoded by the coding sequence ATGAGCACCACGACTACCGCCAAGAGCAAAGCGACCCGCGCGCCACAGGGCACCGACTCCATCGACGCCATCGAACTGCTGACGCAGGACCATAAAAACGTCAAGGAACTGTTTGAAAAATACGAGAACCTGAGCGATCGTTCGACGGCTAGCAAAAAGAAACTCGCTACCCAGATCTGTCTGGAACTGACCAAACACGCGACCGCCGAGGAAGAGATCTTCTACACCGCCGTGCGTGAAGCCAGCGGCGACGCCGAGGATCTGGTCGACGAGGCCACCGTGGAACACGCGTCCGCCAAAGACCTGATCGCGCAAATCCTGGAGATGGAGCCAGGCGACGACCTCTATGACGCCAAGGTCAAGGTGCTGTCGGAGTACATCGAGCACCACGTCGAAGAAGAAGAGAAGGAAATGTTCCCGAAGGCGCGCAAAGCCAAGCTCGACATGGCCGCGCTGGGCGAGGCCATCGCCGCCCGCAAGGAAGAAGTCGAACTGCCGATCCCTTCCCTGCCGCACTAA
- a CDS encoding GntR family transcriptional regulator encodes MALQSLPGAFSLDRTRNATAQVFEHLREKIVTNVLEPGTVLARQQLADYFKLSITPIRDALLRLEEERLVDIYPQHLTRVSAIDLTSARQAHVLRLSVELETAHQLCGRRPPALDGELADLLARQRLALERGDLESFARADLEFHRTLYMAADVADLWHLVRRLSGNLDRLRRLHLPLNSKAQRILDDHGEIAGAIAAGDSEQARNAVRRHLSGTLSELDALREKYPDFVLPPVQG; translated from the coding sequence ATGGCTTTGCAATCGCTGCCGGGTGCTTTTTCCTTGGATCGCACACGTAACGCCACCGCGCAGGTGTTTGAACATTTGCGCGAAAAGATCGTCACCAATGTGCTGGAGCCGGGCACCGTGCTCGCGCGGCAGCAACTGGCCGATTACTTCAAGCTGTCCATCACGCCGATCCGCGACGCGCTGCTGCGCCTTGAGGAGGAGCGCCTGGTGGACATCTATCCCCAGCACCTGACGCGCGTGAGCGCCATCGACCTGACCTCGGCGCGCCAGGCGCACGTGCTGCGGCTGTCGGTGGAGCTGGAGACCGCGCACCAGTTGTGCGGGCGCCGTCCGCCGGCCCTGGACGGCGAACTGGCCGACCTGCTGGCGCGCCAGCGCCTGGCCCTCGAGCGCGGCGACCTGGAAAGCTTCGCCCGCGCCGACCTGGAATTCCACCGGACTTTGTACATGGCGGCCGACGTTGCCGACTTATGGCATCTGGTTCGGCGGCTGAGCGGCAATCTGGATCGCCTGCGCCGCCTGCATCTTCCCCTCAACAGCAAGGCCCAGCGCATACTGGACGATCACGGTGAGATCGCCGGCGCCATCGCCGCAGGTGATTCGGAGCAGGCGCGCAACGCCGTGCGCCGCCATCTGTCGGGCACCCTGTCGGAGCTCGACGCGCTGCGCGAGAAGTATCCCGACTTCGTGTTGCCGCCTGTGCAAGGGTAA
- a CDS encoding sensor domain-containing diguanylate cyclase: MQAPAIPDNEASRLSALRSLNILDTPAEERFDRLTRMAKRMFRVPIALVSIIDENRQWFKSNESLPACETPRNISFCGHAILGDDIFLICDTLADPRFTDNPLVTGAPHIRFYAGCPLRSAGGFKIGTLCIIDAEPHEFDEDDAVALRDLASMVEDELTAFQAATTDELTRISNRRGFMQMAQYSLNFCARQGAPATLAFLDLDGFKPINDTFGHAEGDRALVAFADAMRKTFRNTDLFARLGGDEFVVLLTSAGEADAAMVIDKFADVIDRYNEEAGRGYALAFSCGMVEFEPSAHRQIEALLADGDARMYAIKAAKK, encoded by the coding sequence TTGCAAGCACCCGCCATACCCGACAACGAAGCCAGCCGTTTGAGCGCGCTGCGCTCGCTCAACATCCTCGACACCCCCGCCGAGGAGCGTTTCGACCGCCTCACGCGCATGGCCAAGCGCATGTTCCGCGTGCCCATCGCGCTGGTGAGCATCATCGACGAAAACCGCCAGTGGTTCAAATCGAACGAGAGCCTGCCGGCCTGCGAAACGCCGCGCAATATATCCTTTTGCGGCCACGCGATCCTCGGCGACGATATCTTCCTCATCTGCGACACCCTCGCCGACCCGCGTTTCACCGACAATCCGCTGGTGACCGGTGCGCCGCATATCCGGTTCTATGCCGGTTGCCCGCTGCGCTCGGCCGGCGGCTTCAAGATAGGCACGCTCTGCATCATCGACGCCGAGCCGCACGAATTCGACGAGGACGACGCCGTCGCCTTGCGCGACCTGGCATCCATGGTCGAGGACGAACTCACCGCCTTCCAGGCCGCCACCACCGACGAGCTGACCCGCATTTCCAACCGCCGCGGCTTCATGCAAATGGCGCAATATAGCCTCAACTTTTGCGCCAGGCAGGGCGCGCCGGCGACGCTGGCGTTCCTCGATCTGGACGGTTTCAAGCCCATCAACGACACCTTTGGCCACGCCGAAGGCGACCGCGCGCTGGTCGCTTTTGCCGACGCCATGCGCAAGACCTTCCGCAACACCGACCTGTTCGCCCGACTCGGCGGCGACGAATTCGTCGTGCTGCTGACCAGCGCCGGAGAGGCCGACGCGGCAATGGTGATCGACAAGTTTGCCGACGTTATCGACCGGTACAACGAGGAAGCCGGACGCGGCTACGCACTGGCGTTTTCCTGCGGAATGGTCGAATTCGAACCATCCGCGCACCGGCAGATCGAAGCGCTGCTGGCCGACGGCGATGCGCGGATGTACGCGATCAAGGCCGCCAAGAAGTAG
- a CDS encoding DUF4982 domain-containing protein — MTRRRFPATTLPAFLITCCIALPFPAQAERLTYNFNPDWRLAVADPADAAQAGFDDQAWKRVTLPRAWNEDDAFGKDIVDQSTGVAWYRKRFTLPAAARGQKVFLEFEGARQAAEVYVNGKRMGLHENGINAFGFDITAALVDGENTVAVRTDNSWDYREKATGQRYQWSDKNFNANYGGLSKNVRLHVTDKLYQTLPLYSSLGTTGVYVYASDFDIPGRKATVTAESQVRNDYDQPRSFTYEVRIRDREGRQVAAFGSPAQTLAPGATTVVKASAPVKDLHFWSWGYGYLYDVQTILKVDGKAVDELATRTGFRKTGFADGMVKLNDRVLQMKGYAQRTSNEWPAIGMSVPAWLSDYSNGLALASNANLIRWMHITPWKQDVESLDRLGLMQAMPPGDSEADVTGRRWEQRIEVMRDAIIYNRNSPSIIFYESGNRGVSEPHMLEMKALRDQFDPHGGRASGSREMLSARLQQVAEYGGEMLYVNKSARIPMWAMEYSRDEGARKFWDNLTPPFHKDGDGPLHKGQDASVYNRNQDTHAIENVKRWYDYWRERPGTGTRVSSGGVNIVFSDSNTHHRGAENYRRSGEVDAMRIPKDGFYAHQVMWDGWVDVEKPRAHIVGHWNYAAGTTKAVTVISSADKVELRLNGKPLGQGRQSERFLFTFDDVAWQPGELKAVGFDAAGKQVCEAVLSTAGAPAALKLTSITSPSGLQADGADLALVQVEVVDAQGRRNPVALDTVSFDLQGPAEWRGGIAQGPNNHVLARTLPVEGGVNRVLIRTATQAGKIVVRASAPGLTGAELALDTLPAASGNGLSTRLPGADLPVHLERGPTPATPSYKVTRVAVQPASAEAASNAADVANSYDDDETTKWVSKPGEGTPSITYRLAQAATLKEIAMKLSGWRERSYPLRISVDGEVVFSGMTPKSLGYVTLPLKPRRGSVVKVELNGVAEEGNAVKMTEVANQAIVDTGANTTPKGVLSIVEIEFYRAP; from the coding sequence ATGACCCGTCGACGTTTCCCGGCCACGACCCTGCCGGCGTTCTTGATCACCTGCTGCATCGCGCTGCCGTTCCCGGCGCAGGCCGAGCGCCTGACCTATAACTTCAATCCCGACTGGCGCCTGGCCGTCGCCGATCCGGCCGACGCGGCGCAGGCGGGCTTCGACGACCAAGCCTGGAAGCGCGTGACCCTGCCGCGCGCCTGGAACGAGGACGACGCCTTCGGCAAGGACATCGTCGACCAGTCGACCGGCGTGGCCTGGTACCGCAAACGCTTCACCCTGCCGGCGGCCGCGCGCGGCCAGAAGGTGTTCCTGGAATTCGAGGGCGCGCGCCAGGCGGCCGAGGTGTACGTCAACGGCAAGCGCATGGGGTTGCACGAGAACGGCATCAACGCCTTCGGCTTCGACATCACCGCCGCGCTGGTCGACGGCGAAAACACGGTCGCGGTGCGCACCGATAACAGCTGGGACTACCGCGAGAAGGCCACCGGCCAGCGCTACCAGTGGTCGGACAAGAACTTCAACGCCAACTACGGCGGCCTGTCGAAGAACGTGCGCCTGCACGTGACGGACAAGCTGTATCAGACCTTGCCGCTGTATTCGAGCCTGGGCACCACCGGTGTCTATGTGTACGCGAGCGACTTCGATATTCCCGGACGTAAGGCGACGGTGACCGCCGAATCCCAGGTGCGCAACGACTACGACCAGCCGCGCAGCTTCACCTACGAGGTGCGGATACGCGACCGCGAAGGCCGTCAAGTGGCCGCTTTCGGTTCGCCCGCGCAGACGCTGGCGCCGGGCGCGACGACGGTCGTCAAGGCCAGCGCGCCGGTCAAGGACCTGCACTTCTGGAGCTGGGGCTACGGCTACCTGTACGACGTGCAGACCATCCTCAAGGTCGACGGCAAAGCGGTCGACGAGCTGGCGACGCGCACCGGTTTCCGCAAGACCGGCTTCGCCGACGGCATGGTCAAGCTGAACGACCGCGTGCTGCAGATGAAGGGCTACGCGCAGCGCACCTCCAACGAGTGGCCGGCGATCGGCATGTCGGTGCCGGCCTGGCTGAGCGATTACAGTAATGGCCTGGCGCTGGCCAGCAACGCCAACCTGATACGCTGGATGCACATCACGCCGTGGAAGCAGGATGTCGAATCGCTCGACCGGCTTGGATTGATGCAGGCGATGCCGCCGGGCGATTCGGAGGCCGACGTCACCGGCCGGCGCTGGGAGCAGCGCATTGAGGTCATGCGCGACGCAATCATCTACAACCGCAATAGCCCGAGCATCATCTTCTACGAAAGCGGCAACCGTGGCGTTAGCGAGCCGCACATGCTGGAGATGAAGGCGCTGCGCGACCAGTTCGACCCCCATGGCGGGCGCGCGTCCGGCAGCCGCGAGATGCTCAGCGCGCGCCTGCAGCAGGTGGCCGAATATGGCGGCGAGATGCTGTACGTGAACAAGAGCGCGCGCATCCCGATGTGGGCGATGGAGTATTCACGCGACGAGGGCGCCCGCAAGTTCTGGGACAATCTGACGCCGCCGTTCCACAAGGACGGCGACGGCCCGCTGCACAAGGGCCAGGACGCCAGCGTCTATAACCGCAACCAGGACACGCACGCGATCGAGAACGTCAAGCGCTGGTACGACTACTGGCGCGAGCGGCCCGGCACCGGCACGCGCGTGTCGTCGGGCGGCGTCAATATCGTTTTCTCGGACAGTAACACCCACCATCGCGGCGCCGAAAACTACCGCCGCAGCGGCGAGGTCGATGCGATGCGCATACCGAAGGACGGCTTCTACGCGCACCAGGTCATGTGGGACGGCTGGGTCGACGTCGAGAAGCCGCGCGCACATATCGTCGGCCATTGGAACTACGCCGCCGGCACCACCAAGGCGGTGACGGTGATCTCCAGCGCGGACAAGGTGGAGCTGCGCTTGAACGGCAAGCCGCTCGGACAGGGGCGCCAAAGCGAACGCTTTTTGTTCACGTTCGACGACGTGGCGTGGCAGCCGGGCGAGCTGAAAGCGGTGGGCTTCGACGCCGCCGGCAAACAGGTGTGCGAAGCCGTGCTGTCGACGGCCGGCGCTCCGGCCGCGCTCAAACTGACGTCTATCACGTCGCCGTCCGGCCTGCAGGCCGATGGCGCCGACCTGGCGCTGGTACAGGTGGAGGTGGTGGACGCGCAGGGACGCCGCAATCCGGTCGCGCTGGACACGGTCAGCTTCGATCTGCAAGGGCCGGCCGAATGGCGCGGCGGCATCGCGCAGGGACCCAACAACCACGTGCTGGCCAGGACCTTGCCGGTCGAGGGGGGCGTGAACCGGGTGCTGATCCGCACCGCCACGCAGGCCGGCAAGATCGTCGTGCGCGCCAGCGCGCCCGGTCTGACAGGCGCCGAGCTGGCGCTCGATACGCTGCCGGCGGCGTCGGGGAACGGCTTGTCGACGCGTTTGCCGGGCGCGGACCTGCCAGTGCATCTGGAGCGCGGACCGACGCCGGCCACGCCGTCGTACAAGGTGACGCGGGTGGCGGTGCAACCGGCATCGGCGGAAGCGGCCAGCAACGCGGCCGATGTCGCCAACTCCTACGACGATGACGAAACCACCAAGTGGGTCAGCAAACCGGGGGAGGGCACGCCGTCCATCACCTACCGGCTGGCGCAAGCGGCCACCTTGAAAGAGATCGCGATGAAGCTGTCGGGCTGGCGCGAACGCAGCTACCCGCTCAGGATCTCGGTCGACGGGGAGGTGGTTTTCTCCGGCATGACGCCGAAAAGCCTGGGCTACGTGACCCTGCCGCTCAAGCCGCGCCGGGGCAGCGTGGTCAAGGTGGAGCTGAACGGCGTGGCCGAGGAGGGCAACGCGGTCAAGATGACGGAGGTGGCCAACCAGGCGATCGTCGACACCGGCGCCAACACCACGCCCAAGGGGGTGTTGTCCATCGTCGAAATCGAGTTTTACCGGGCGCCGTGA
- a CDS encoding NADP-dependent oxidoreductase yields MKAFIIDRYGKADVVRASEMPEPELRADDVLVQIHAASVNPLDLKIRDGAFKLLLPYRLPLILGNDMAGVVVRVGAGVRRFNVGDEVYARPDDDRIGTFAEFITIKEDSLALKPKTLTMEQAAAMPLVALTAWQALVEKGRLKKGQKVLIHAGTGGVGTVAIQLAKHLGATVATTASAANAPMLKQLGADIVIDYKKDDFALRLRDYDLVLDSQGGVTQKKSLSVLKPGGKVIGIAGPPDPDFAKAHGVNALVGLVMRMLSYGIRSKAKAAGVSYSFLFMRASGEQLRQIADLIDAGAIRPVVDRVFPFDETKEALAYVETGRSKGKVVIKIR; encoded by the coding sequence ATGAAGGCATTTATTATTGACCGTTACGGCAAAGCCGATGTCGTGCGCGCCAGCGAGATGCCAGAGCCCGAGCTGCGCGCCGACGACGTGCTGGTGCAGATCCACGCGGCCAGCGTCAATCCGCTGGACCTGAAAATCCGCGACGGAGCATTCAAGCTGCTGCTGCCATATCGCCTGCCGCTCATCCTGGGCAACGACATGGCCGGCGTGGTGGTGCGCGTGGGTGCTGGCGTGCGCCGCTTCAACGTCGGCGACGAGGTGTATGCGCGGCCCGACGACGACCGTATCGGCACGTTCGCCGAATTCATCACGATCAAGGAGGACTCGCTGGCGCTCAAGCCGAAGACCTTGACGATGGAGCAGGCTGCGGCGATGCCGCTGGTGGCCCTGACGGCGTGGCAGGCGCTGGTCGAAAAAGGCCGGCTGAAAAAGGGCCAGAAGGTACTGATACACGCCGGCACCGGCGGTGTGGGGACGGTCGCCATCCAGCTGGCCAAGCATCTGGGCGCCACCGTCGCCACGACCGCCAGCGCGGCCAACGCGCCCATGCTGAAACAGCTGGGCGCCGACATCGTCATCGACTACAAGAAGGACGATTTCGCGCTGCGGCTGCGCGACTACGATCTGGTGCTCGATTCGCAGGGCGGCGTGACGCAGAAAAAATCGTTGAGCGTGCTCAAACCGGGCGGCAAAGTCATTGGTATCGCCGGCCCGCCGGACCCGGACTTCGCCAAGGCGCACGGCGTGAACGCGCTGGTGGGGCTGGTCATGCGCATGCTCAGTTACGGCATCCGCAGCAAGGCCAAGGCGGCCGGCGTCAGCTACTCCTTCCTGTTCATGCGCGCCAGCGGCGAGCAGCTGCGGCAGATCGCGGACCTGATCGACGCCGGCGCCATCCGCCCGGTGGTCGACCGGGTGTTCCCGTTCGACGAGACCAAGGAGGCGCTGGCCTACGTCGAAACCGGCCGGTCGAAGGGCAAGGTCGTCATCAAAATACGATGA
- a CDS encoding TetR/AcrR family transcriptional regulator, producing MMIVMQKDKSTSPPAKAKTPQLRATQARKEVTHERIVEVASRAIRRSGYDGTGVADIMKEAGLTHGGFYAHFASREALLAEAADRARAEALAWTDQLLKAAPEGQALQSLAEAYLSDEHLNGVERGCAVSALGSEMHRQAPEVRHVATRHIQQLIDIVAREIPEGGDRSAHDEAMVRISTMVGTVVLARAVDDPALAKSLREAALKYFSPVGD from the coding sequence ATGATGATCGTCATGCAGAAGGATAAATCGACCAGCCCCCCGGCGAAAGCCAAGACGCCACAGTTGCGCGCCACGCAGGCCCGCAAGGAAGTGACGCACGAGCGCATCGTGGAAGTCGCTTCGCGGGCGATCCGCCGCAGCGGCTACGACGGCACCGGCGTGGCGGATATCATGAAGGAAGCCGGGCTGACGCACGGCGGCTTCTACGCGCACTTCGCCTCGCGCGAAGCGCTGCTGGCCGAAGCGGCAGACCGCGCGCGCGCTGAAGCCCTGGCCTGGACGGACCAGCTGTTGAAAGCCGCGCCGGAGGGGCAGGCCTTGCAGTCGCTGGCGGAAGCCTATTTGTCGGACGAGCATTTGAACGGCGTCGAACGCGGTTGCGCGGTCTCCGCGCTGGGATCGGAGATGCACCGCCAGGCGCCGGAAGTGCGGCACGTGGCCACGCGCCACATCCAGCAGTTGATCGATATCGTGGCGCGCGAAATACCGGAAGGCGGCGATCGCAGCGCGCACGACGAGGCGATGGTGAGGATCAGCACGATGGTCGGCACGGTGGTGCTGGCCAGGGCGGTGGACGATCCGGCGCTGGCGAAATCACTGCGCGAAGCGGCGCTCAAGTATTTTTCACCGGTGGGCGATTAA
- a CDS encoding oxidoreductase: MNNKIAIVTGASSGIGEATAELLAQAGYTVYGTSRKGTSTSQRGFEMLALDVTSDESVADLVAEVMRRHGRIDLLVNNAGFGVAPAAAQESSMAQAQAIFDTNFFGLVRMTRAVLPHMRRQREGRILNISSVLGLVAIPYAALYCATKHAVEAYSESMDQELRTQGVRVSLIEPAYVNTPFDANQLQADAQLPEYRALRASLADFVKESMAKSDRPQVVAETVLKAARDARPKVRYTAGAVAGRLRALRRFAPAALVEAAIRKDMKLDSQPPVGPVAAVLE, translated from the coding sequence ATGAACAATAAGATTGCAATCGTTACCGGCGCCTCGTCGGGAATCGGCGAGGCAACGGCCGAGTTGCTGGCCCAAGCCGGTTATACGGTCTACGGCACCAGCCGCAAAGGCACATCGACATCGCAGCGCGGCTTCGAGATGCTGGCGCTGGACGTCACCAGCGACGAATCGGTGGCGGACCTGGTGGCCGAGGTGATGCGCCGCCACGGCCGCATCGACCTGCTGGTCAACAACGCCGGTTTCGGCGTGGCGCCGGCGGCGGCTCAGGAGAGCAGCATGGCGCAGGCGCAGGCCATCTTCGACACGAACTTCTTCGGCCTGGTGCGGATGACGCGCGCGGTGTTGCCGCACATGCGCCGGCAGCGCGAGGGGCGCATCCTGAATATCAGTTCCGTGCTCGGACTCGTGGCGATACCGTATGCGGCGCTGTACTGCGCCACCAAGCACGCGGTCGAAGCCTATTCGGAGTCGATGGACCAGGAGTTGCGCACCCAGGGTGTGCGGGTCTCGCTGATCGAGCCGGCGTACGTGAATACGCCGTTCGACGCCAACCAGTTGCAGGCCGACGCCCAACTGCCGGAGTACCGCGCGCTGCGCGCCTCGCTGGCGGACTTCGTGAAGGAATCGATGGCGAAGTCCGACCGTCCGCAGGTGGTGGCCGAGACGGTGCTGAAGGCGGCGCGCGACGCGCGTCCGAAGGTGCGCTACACGGCTGGCGCGGTGGCCGGGCGTTTGCGGGCGTTGCGCCGGTTCGCGCCGGCCGCGCTGGTGGAGGCGGCCATCCGCAAGGATATGAAGCTCGACTCGCAGCCGCCGGTCGGCCCCGTCGCCGCCGTGCTGGAATAA